A window from Bosea sp. ANAM02 encodes these proteins:
- a CDS encoding GcrA family cell cycle regulator has protein sequence MNEAGAWTDERVEQLKKLWSDGLSASQIAAELGNVTRNAVIGKVHRLGLSGRAKSAAQPAAPRNSAPRKAPARSPSHPMAGATPAPTRGAHALAPDFAPEAESEVEAAPALSEDVVIPFSERVTIMDLREYMCRWPMGDPTSPDFRFCGARSQTGLPYCSHHARIAYQPAADRRRDRSKARA, from the coding sequence ATGAACGAAGCCGGAGCATGGACGGACGAGCGCGTCGAGCAGCTCAAAAAGCTCTGGAGCGACGGGCTGAGCGCCAGCCAGATCGCCGCCGAGCTGGGTAACGTCACGCGCAATGCGGTGATCGGCAAGGTCCATCGTCTCGGCCTCTCGGGCCGGGCCAAGAGCGCGGCACAGCCCGCCGCGCCGCGCAACAGCGCCCCGCGCAAGGCCCCGGCCCGCTCGCCGAGCCACCCGATGGCCGGCGCGACGCCGGCCCCGACGCGCGGCGCCCATGCGCTGGCGCCGGATTTCGCACCCGAGGCGGAGAGCGAGGTCGAAGCCGCGCCTGCGCTGTCCGAGGATGTGGTGATCCCGTTCTCGGAGCGCGTCACCATCATGGATCTGCGCGAGTATATGTGCCGCTGGCCGATGGGCGACCCGACGAGCCCGGATTTCCGCTTCTGCGGCGCCCGCTCGCAGACCGGCCTGCCCTATTGCAGCCACCATGCCCGCATCGCCTACCAGCCCGCCGCCGATCGCCGGCGCGACCGGAGCAAGGCCCGGGCCTGA
- a CDS encoding amino acid ABC transporter permease — MTRTSALSIWRERLFATPFTGFTSMVLVVLMAWIAIPLIRWAVIDATWVGSTRADCAPGGACWVFIRARFGQFMYGLYPVDQRWRVDIAGLLVLAGVLSVVFAPQRFKLNLTLALLVVLPPLGIWLLSGGFGLAYVETREWGGLMLTLFISIYSSLIAIPLGILFALGRQSELRIIRLISVIFIEFWRGVPIIAVIFLASLLLPLILPGGIGIDRLARAVIGLGFVIAAYMAEAVRGGLQALPKGQREAATALGLSYWKATGLIVLPQALRISLPAMTNEFIALIKNTTLVLVVSILDLLGIAQASLADPNWVGMNMEAYVFSGAIYWLICFALSRWSRSLEKKRRL, encoded by the coding sequence ATGACCCGCACCTCCGCCCTCTCGATCTGGCGCGAGCGCCTCTTCGCCACGCCCTTCACCGGCTTCACCTCGATGGTGCTGGTCGTCCTGATGGCATGGATCGCGATACCGCTGATCCGCTGGGCCGTGATCGACGCGACCTGGGTCGGTTCGACGCGGGCCGATTGCGCGCCCGGCGGCGCCTGCTGGGTCTTCATCCGGGCCCGCTTCGGCCAGTTCATGTACGGGCTCTACCCGGTCGACCAGCGCTGGCGCGTCGATATCGCCGGGCTTCTGGTCCTGGCGGGCGTGCTCTCGGTGGTCTTCGCGCCGCAGCGCTTCAAACTGAATCTCACACTGGCGCTGCTGGTCGTCCTGCCGCCGCTCGGCATCTGGCTGCTCTCCGGCGGCTTCGGCCTGGCTTATGTCGAGACGCGCGAATGGGGCGGGCTGATGCTCACCCTGTTCATCTCGATCTATTCCAGCCTGATCGCGATCCCGCTCGGCATCCTCTTCGCGCTGGGCCGGCAATCGGAACTCCGGATCATCCGCCTGATCAGCGTGATCTTCATCGAGTTCTGGCGCGGCGTGCCGATCATCGCCGTGATCTTCCTCGCCTCGCTCCTGCTGCCGCTGATCCTGCCCGGCGGCATCGGCATCGACCGTCTGGCGCGCGCCGTCATCGGGCTCGGCTTCGTCATCGCAGCCTATATGGCGGAAGCGGTGCGCGGCGGCCTGCAGGCCCTGCCCAAGGGCCAGCGCGAGGCCGCGACCGCGCTCGGTCTCAGCTACTGGAAGGCGACGGGCCTGATCGTGCTGCCGCAGGCGCTGCGCATCTCGCTGCCGGCGATGACCAACGAGTTCATTGCGCTGATCAAGAACACGACGCTGGTGCTGGTCGTCTCGATCCTCGACCTGCTCGGCATCGCCCAGGCCTCGCTGGCCGATCCCAACTGGGTCGGCATGAACATGGAGGCCTATGTCTTCTCGGGGGCGATCTACTGGCTGATCTGTTTCGCGCTCTCGCGCTGGAGCCGCTCGCTGGAGAAGAAAAGGCGGTTGTGA
- a CDS encoding ABC transporter permease subunit (The N-terminal region of this protein, as described by TIGR01726, is a three transmembrane segment that identifies a subfamily of ABC transporter permease subunits, which specificities that include histidine, arginine, glutamine, glutamate, L-cystine (sic), the opines (in Agrobacterium) octopine and nopaline, etc.) has product MSSFLSFINDKRVRDWFYQIALILLLVGLTVFFVRNASENMVKAGIASGFDFLWRTSGIEVPFVLTGYTQSDDIFALFWVGVANTMLVTVIAIVLATVLGFAIGIARLSSHWLLSTIAGAYIEFVRNIPLLFFVLFWYFGVIAALPQPRQSIGLFGVAFLNNRGLTMPLPDAPGNFRWAALAIFASWLGYWLASAWARRRKDRTGQDAPLLAIGIGLIVVVPALAIAWASLATRWDIPVLRGFNYRGGFVVIPEFVALLAALVTYTAGFIAEIVRGGIESVARGQTEAASALGLRPGRTLSLVVIPQALRVMTPPLTNQYLNVLKNSSFGAAIAYPDVVSLFMGSALNNTGQAIEIIAMTLAVYLVIGLAVSALMNWYNARIALVTR; this is encoded by the coding sequence GTGAGCAGCTTTCTATCCTTCATCAACGACAAGCGCGTGCGGGACTGGTTCTACCAGATCGCCCTGATCCTGCTGCTGGTGGGCTTGACCGTGTTCTTCGTGCGCAATGCCTCGGAGAACATGGTCAAGGCCGGCATCGCCTCTGGCTTTGACTTCCTCTGGCGGACATCGGGCATCGAGGTGCCCTTCGTGCTGACCGGGTACACCCAGTCCGACGATATCTTCGCACTGTTCTGGGTCGGCGTCGCCAATACCATGCTGGTGACCGTGATCGCGATCGTGCTGGCGACCGTGCTCGGCTTCGCCATCGGCATCGCGCGCCTGTCCTCGCACTGGCTGCTCTCGACCATCGCTGGCGCCTATATCGAGTTCGTCCGCAACATCCCGCTGCTGTTCTTCGTGCTGTTCTGGTATTTCGGCGTCATCGCCGCCCTGCCGCAGCCGCGCCAGAGCATCGGCCTGTTCGGCGTCGCGTTCCTCAACAATCGCGGCCTCACCATGCCGCTGCCGGATGCGCCCGGCAATTTCCGCTGGGCGGCGCTGGCGATCTTCGCCTCCTGGCTCGGCTACTGGCTGGCCAGCGCCTGGGCGCGCCGCCGCAAGGACCGCACCGGCCAGGATGCGCCATTGCTCGCCATCGGCATCGGCCTGATCGTGGTCGTCCCGGCGCTCGCCATCGCCTGGGCCAGCCTCGCCACGCGCTGGGACATTCCCGTGCTGCGCGGCTTCAACTATCGCGGCGGCTTCGTCGTCATCCCTGAATTCGTCGCGCTGCTCGCCGCGCTCGTCACCTATACCGCCGGATTCATCGCCGAGATCGTGCGCGGCGGCATCGAATCCGTGGCGAGGGGCCAGACCGAGGCAGCCTCGGCACTGGGCCTGCGCCCCGGCCGAACCTTGAGCCTCGTCGTCATCCCGCAGGCCTTGCGTGTGATGACCCCGCCATTGACCAACCAGTATCTGAACGTGCTCAAGAACTCGTCCTTCGGCGCGGCGATCGCCTATCCCGACGTGGTCAGCCTGTTCATGGGCTCGGCGCTCAACAATACCGGCCAGGCGATCGAGATCATCGCGATGACGCTCGCGGTCTATCTCGTCATCGGCCTCGCGGTCTCCGCGCTGATGAACTGGTACAACGCGCGTATCGCGCTGGTGACGCGATGA
- a CDS encoding amino acid ABC transporter substrate-binding protein, with protein MTTFRILGAAAFLAAGVSMAQAQQLAPSPTLDAIKARGNLECGVHLGLPGFSFANDKGEWSGLDVDYCKALAAAVLGDAGKVKFTPTSVQQRWPILQSGQVDLLSRNSTITFSRNATLGLNFQGINFYEGQTFIVRKSANAKTAADLDGASVCVAAGSTEEKNAADWFRERNLKTTITNFQKNDDAIAAYDAGRCDAYTAGVGALAGQRAKLKNPEEHVILTQPISNDPQGPVTRWGDERWQLIVRWVLNGMIAAEALGVTSKNVDEMKANSKNSEVRRLLGAEGGFGAMMGLSNDWMYNAIKQVGNYGESYERTVGMGSPLKLERGQNQLWLKGGLLFTPPFQ; from the coding sequence ATGACGACCTTCAGGATTTTGGGTGCGGCGGCTTTCCTTGCTGCAGGGGTTTCGATGGCGCAGGCGCAGCAATTGGCGCCGAGCCCGACGCTCGACGCCATCAAGGCGCGCGGCAATCTCGAATGCGGCGTGCATCTCGGCCTGCCCGGCTTTTCCTTCGCCAATGACAAGGGCGAGTGGAGCGGCCTCGACGTCGATTACTGCAAGGCGCTGGCCGCCGCGGTGCTCGGCGATGCCGGCAAGGTGAAGTTCACGCCGACCTCGGTGCAGCAGCGCTGGCCCATCCTGCAGTCCGGCCAGGTCGACCTGCTCTCGCGCAACTCGACCATCACCTTCTCGCGCAACGCCACGCTCGGGCTGAATTTCCAGGGCATCAATTTCTACGAGGGCCAGACCTTCATCGTCCGCAAGTCGGCCAATGCCAAGACGGCCGCCGATCTCGACGGCGCCTCGGTCTGCGTCGCCGCCGGCTCGACCGAGGAGAAGAACGCCGCCGACTGGTTCCGCGAACGCAACCTCAAGACCACCATCACCAATTTCCAGAAGAACGACGACGCCATCGCCGCCTATGACGCCGGTCGCTGCGACGCCTATACCGCCGGCGTCGGCGCCCTCGCCGGCCAGCGCGCCAAGCTCAAGAACCCGGAAGAGCATGTCATCCTGACCCAGCCGATCTCGAACGATCCGCAGGGGCCGGTGACGCGCTGGGGCGACGAGCGCTGGCAGCTCATCGTGCGCTGGGTGCTGAACGGCATGATCGCGGCCGAGGCGCTCGGCGTCACCTCCAAGAACGTCGACGAGATGAAGGCGAACTCCAAGAACTCGGAAGTCCGCCGCCTGCTCGGCGCCGAGGGCGGCTTCGGCGCGATGATGGGGCTGTCGAACGACTGGATGTACAACGCCATCAAGCAGGTCGGGAATTACGGCGAGAGCTACGAGCGCACCGTCGGCATGGGTTCCCCGCTGAAGCTCGAACGCGGCCAGAACCAGCTCTGGCTCAAGGGCGGCCTGCTCTTCACCCCGCCCTTCCAGTGA
- a CDS encoding GMP reductase yields the protein MRIENDPKLDFRDVLIRPKRSTLGSRAEVDVERSFRFAHTGEEWKGFPLIAANMDVVGTMAMARALLRHGAMVALHKHYGAEELIAFFREPGSANAFYSLGTTDSDHDKLKAVHAQSPITKICLDVANGYTEKFVDTVKATRAAFPDAAIMAGNVVTGDMTEALILAGADIVKVGIGPGSVCTTRKMTGVGYPQLSAIIECADAAHGLKGFVCGDGGLTVPGDVAKAYGGGADFVMMGGMLAGHDECEGEIRYEERDGEKVPVAMTFYGMSSDTAMNKYSGGVAKYRASEGKTVEVPYRGPVEGTMQELMGGVRSAMTYIGAVRLKEMPKRTTFIMVGSQLNTIFGN from the coding sequence ATGCGCATCGAAAATGATCCGAAGCTCGATTTCCGCGACGTGCTGATCCGTCCGAAGCGCTCGACGCTGGGCAGCCGCGCCGAGGTCGATGTCGAGCGCTCCTTCCGCTTCGCCCATACTGGCGAGGAGTGGAAGGGATTCCCGCTGATCGCCGCCAATATGGACGTTGTCGGCACCATGGCGATGGCCCGCGCGCTGCTGAGGCACGGCGCCATGGTCGCCCTGCACAAGCATTATGGCGCCGAGGAGCTGATCGCCTTCTTCCGCGAGCCCGGCTCCGCCAATGCCTTCTACTCGCTGGGCACCACGGATTCCGACCATGACAAGTTGAAGGCGGTTCACGCTCAGTCGCCGATCACGAAGATCTGCCTCGACGTCGCCAACGGCTATACCGAGAAATTCGTCGACACGGTCAAGGCGACGCGCGCCGCCTTCCCCGACGCCGCGATCATGGCCGGTAATGTCGTGACCGGCGACATGACCGAGGCGCTGATCCTGGCCGGCGCCGATATCGTCAAGGTCGGCATCGGGCCGGGCTCGGTCTGCACCACCCGCAAGATGACCGGCGTCGGCTATCCCCAGCTCTCGGCCATCATCGAATGCGCCGATGCCGCCCATGGCCTGAAGGGCTTCGTCTGCGGCGATGGCGGGCTCACCGTGCCGGGCGACGTCGCCAAGGCCTATGGCGGCGGCGCCGATTTCGTGATGATGGGCGGCATGCTCGCCGGCCATGACGAATGCGAGGGCGAAATCCGCTACGAGGAGCGCGACGGCGAGAAGGTGCCGGTCGCGATGACCTTCTACGGCATGTCCTCGGACACGGCGATGAACAAGTATTCCGGCGGCGTCGCCAAGTACCGGGCCTCAGAGGGCAAGACCGTCGAGGTGCCCTATCGCGGCCCGGTCGAGGGCACGATGCAGGAATTGATGGGCGGCGTCCGCTCGGCCATGACCTATATCGGCGCCGTCCGGCTGAAGGAGATGCCGAAGCGCACCACCTTCATCATGGTCGGCAGCCAGCTCAACACGATCTTCGGCAACTGA
- a CDS encoding AbrB family transcriptional regulator, whose amino-acid sequence MKILLDDFVGGLKALAPSRFPYRRFALALVLGGLGGWLFVQARLPLPWMLGSMVFCTFAALISLPVAAPAVIRPPMTAVIGVMLGASFKPEVVAQLPNWLPTLIGLVLFMVACGLCCVSYFRRVAGFDPVTAFFSGMPGGLIEMVTVGEEKGGDARIIALIHSARILLVVMTLPFIVQWIGGVTVSGGRVAGPSITQTPLGSELWLIGCGIVGVIVGHWLRMPAKYLLGPMLVSAIVHVAGLSAAMPPSEIVNAAQLVLGVTIGCRFVGTPPRIILRVLLLSVGSTAILLALTLGFAWLVALVSVHGHVPLILAYSPGGLAEMSLIALALHTEVAFVAAHHIIRVFLVMVSAGPIFGLIGRRNSKAAAE is encoded by the coding sequence ATGAAGATCCTGCTCGATGATTTCGTCGGCGGCCTGAAGGCGCTGGCGCCCAGCCGCTTTCCCTATCGCCGCTTCGCCCTGGCGCTGGTGCTCGGCGGGCTCGGCGGCTGGCTCTTCGTGCAGGCCAGGCTGCCTCTGCCCTGGATGCTGGGCTCGATGGTGTTCTGCACCTTTGCCGCCCTGATCAGCCTGCCCGTCGCCGCACCGGCGGTGATCCGCCCCCCGATGACGGCGGTGATCGGCGTGATGCTCGGCGCCTCCTTCAAGCCCGAGGTCGTCGCGCAACTGCCGAACTGGCTGCCGACGCTGATCGGGCTCGTGCTGTTCATGGTCGCCTGCGGGCTGTGCTGCGTCAGCTATTTCCGCCGCGTCGCCGGGTTCGACCCGGTCACCGCCTTCTTCTCGGGCATGCCGGGCGGCCTGATCGAGATGGTCACGGTCGGCGAAGAGAAGGGCGGCGATGCCCGCATCATCGCGCTGATCCATTCGGCCCGCATCCTGCTCGTCGTGATGACGCTGCCCTTCATCGTGCAGTGGATCGGCGGCGTCACGGTGAGCGGCGGGCGCGTCGCCGGCCCATCCATCACGCAGACGCCGCTCGGCTCCGAGCTCTGGCTGATCGGCTGCGGCATCGTGGGCGTGATCGTCGGGCACTGGCTCAGGATGCCGGCGAAATACCTGCTCGGCCCGATGCTGGTCAGCGCGATCGTTCATGTCGCGGGCTTGAGCGCCGCGATGCCGCCCTCGGAGATCGTCAATGCGGCGCAGCTCGTACTCGGCGTGACGATCGGCTGCCGCTTCGTCGGCACGCCGCCGCGCATCATCCTGCGCGTGCTCCTGCTCTCGGTCGGCTCGACCGCGATCCTGCTGGCCCTGACGCTGGGCTTCGCCTGGCTCGTCGCGCTGGTCTCCGTGCACGGCCATGTCCCGCTGATCCTGGCCTATTCGCCCGGCGGCCTCGCCGAGATGAGCCTGATCGCGCTGGCGCTCCATACCGAGGTCGCCTTCGTCGCGGCCCACCACATCATCCGCGTCTTCCTGGTGATGGTCTCGGCCGGGCCGATCTTCGGCCTGATCGGCCGGCGAAACAGCAAGGCCGCGGCGGAATAA
- a CDS encoding glycosyltransferase family 4 protein, which yields MRLAFLTSLIPVARPDTGFEIANAAILSALREAVHDVTAIGFLRPGDAPAEPDQAVVVAEADIENVVVSRAQKLRWLAAAIRLRLPVACAKLRLAGAGRFVETVRAQGPFDALVLNSVMLPGAFPELLRIAPCILVEHNIEHVSACQNAEHAENPVLRRLYGREARLLERLERRLWDEARFVWTLAEEDRAALGPAYREKSCALPLVSGSPAAAPPDDLGEAPAFDIGLIGTWTWGPNLIGLEWFLREVCPLLPDDIRIAVAGRVPPALRTPLAVTLVGRVPSAEHFLRSCRLIALSSRAGTGVQLKTIEAMQLGLPAVATALSCRGFTELPANFTRADTAEDFARALTERVAAIRAGDRQRIDGAAFMASQRSALADGLARGLASAIG from the coding sequence TTGCGCCTCGCTTTCCTGACCTCGCTCATCCCCGTTGCCCGGCCCGATACCGGCTTCGAGATCGCCAATGCGGCGATCCTCTCGGCGTTGCGCGAGGCGGTGCACGACGTCACCGCGATCGGCTTCCTGCGCCCCGGCGATGCGCCGGCCGAGCCGGATCAGGCGGTCGTCGTCGCCGAGGCCGATATCGAGAATGTCGTGGTGTCCCGGGCGCAGAAGCTGCGCTGGCTTGCCGCCGCGATCAGGCTCCGGCTGCCCGTGGCCTGCGCGAAGCTCAGGCTCGCCGGTGCGGGCCGCTTCGTCGAGACGGTGCGGGCGCAGGGACCCTTCGATGCGCTGGTGCTGAATTCCGTGATGCTGCCCGGCGCCTTTCCCGAATTGCTGCGGATCGCGCCCTGCATTCTGGTCGAGCACAATATCGAGCATGTTTCGGCCTGCCAGAATGCCGAGCATGCCGAGAATCCAGTCCTGCGCCGGCTTTACGGTCGCGAGGCCCGGTTGCTCGAACGGCTGGAGCGGCGGCTCTGGGACGAGGCGCGCTTCGTCTGGACGCTGGCCGAGGAAGACCGTGCGGCGCTCGGTCCGGCCTATCGCGAGAAATCCTGTGCCCTGCCGCTGGTCTCCGGAAGCCCGGCTGCTGCCCCGCCCGATGATCTCGGCGAGGCTCCGGCCTTCGATATCGGCCTGATCGGCACCTGGACCTGGGGTCCCAATCTGATCGGCCTCGAATGGTTCCTGCGTGAGGTCTGTCCGCTCCTGCCGGACGATATCCGCATTGCGGTCGCTGGCCGGGTGCCGCCCGCGCTGCGGACGCCGCTTGCCGTGACGCTGGTCGGGCGCGTGCCCTCGGCCGAGCATTTCCTGCGCTCCTGCCGGCTTATCGCCCTGTCGAGCCGGGCCGGAACCGGCGTGCAGCTCAAGACGATCGAGGCGATGCAGCTCGGCCTGCCGGCCGTGGCTACGGCCCTGTCCTGCCGGGGTTTCACCGAGCTGCCGGCCAATTTCACCCGCGCCGACACGGCGGAGGATTTCGCCCGTGCCCTGACGGAGCGTGTCGCGGCGATCCGCGCAGGAGACCGGCAGCGCATCGACGGCGCCGCCTTCATGGCGAGCCAGCGCAGTGCGTTGGCGGACGGGCTCGCGCGCGGCCTCGCCAGCGCTATCGGCTGA
- a CDS encoding glycosyltransferase has protein sequence MTTARQTTGRATSDERTRSVAPAFGNPESFEVAACSAPEELAGVASVVCVPTFKRPDMLEATLRSLAGQKGGHDFAVIVVENEGAERAGAARASALHAAGLFKGFVIVEPRQGNCKAYNAAWRCALTRFPALEQVLGIDDDEEAEPGWLDAFLRAARTAPADLFGGSVTPVFTDASRAWLSAHPVFQSHYGASGPVPMLYSSANYLIRRSVLEKLGFPFLDESFDFTGGGDTDFFTRAKAAGFRFWWVQEAAQRETMPARRSEFAWIHARGLRNGALSTLIQRREHPGFAGRIRVLAKSLALLAVAIPRGIALGLRTRSGLIGLYHLQVAIGRLTSEFTGANEQYRKPEKN, from the coding sequence ATGACCACGGCCCGTCAGACAACCGGACGCGCGACGAGCGACGAGCGAACCCGCTCCGTCGCGCCGGCTTTCGGCAACCCCGAAAGCTTCGAGGTGGCGGCATGCTCCGCGCCTGAGGAACTAGCCGGGGTCGCGAGCGTCGTCTGCGTCCCGACCTTCAAGCGCCCGGACATGCTGGAAGCGACATTGCGCTCGCTCGCCGGCCAGAAGGGCGGGCATGATTTCGCGGTGATCGTGGTCGAGAACGAAGGCGCAGAGCGCGCCGGCGCGGCCCGAGCCAGCGCCCTGCATGCCGCTGGCCTGTTCAAGGGCTTCGTCATCGTCGAGCCGCGCCAGGGCAACTGCAAGGCCTATAATGCCGCCTGGCGCTGCGCGCTGACGCGCTTTCCCGCGTTGGAACAGGTGCTCGGCATCGATGACGACGAGGAGGCCGAGCCCGGCTGGCTCGATGCTTTCCTCCGGGCGGCCCGCACGGCGCCGGCCGACTTGTTCGGCGGCTCGGTGACACCCGTCTTCACTGACGCCTCGCGCGCCTGGCTCTCCGCGCACCCGGTATTCCAGTCGCATTACGGCGCGTCCGGGCCGGTGCCGATGCTCTATTCCAGCGCCAACTACCTGATCCGGCGCAGCGTGCTGGAAAAGCTGGGCTTTCCCTTCCTCGACGAAAGCTTCGATTTCACCGGCGGCGGCGACACGGATTTCTTCACCCGCGCGAAAGCCGCCGGCTTCCGCTTCTGGTGGGTGCAGGAGGCGGCACAGCGTGAGACGATGCCGGCCCGGCGCAGCGAATTCGCCTGGATCCACGCGCGCGGCCTGCGCAACGGCGCCCTCTCGACCCTGATTCAAAGGCGCGAACATCCCGGCTTCGCCGGCCGGATCCGCGTGCTCGCGAAATCGCTCGCCTTGCTGGCCGTCGCGATACCGCGAGGCATCGCGCTCGGCCTGCGCACGCGTTCGGGGCTGATCGGCCTGTATCACCTGCAGGTCGCGATCGGCCGGTTGACCTCGGAATTCACCGGCGCCAACGAGCAGTATCGCAAGCCCGAGAAGAACTAG